One region of Trichosurus vulpecula isolate mTriVul1 chromosome 1, mTriVul1.pri, whole genome shotgun sequence genomic DNA includes:
- the LOC118858232 gene encoding LOW QUALITY PROTEIN: BTB/POZ domain-containing adapter for CUL3-mediated RhoA degradation protein 1-like (The sequence of the model RefSeq protein was modified relative to this genomic sequence to represent the inferred CDS: deleted 2 bases in 1 codon), which yields MSAEATGTGSPAAPSPGGPEPPGPSLPPTSPPPPRAAGRGAAYDLKPLSPSSKYVKLNVGGSLHYTTLQTLTKQDTMLKAMFSGRMEVLTDSEGWVLIDRSGRHFGTILNYLRDGSVPLPEGPRELGELLGEARYYLVQGLAEDCQMALQQKSESLSPLCLIPMVTSPREEQQLLASTSKPVVKLLHNRSNNKYSYTSTSDDNLLKNIELFDKLALRFHGRLLFLKDVLGDEICCWSFYGQGRKIAEVCCTSVVYATEKKQTKVELPEARIFEETLNILIYETPRGPDPALLEATGGAAGGGGAGRGEDEDGREHRVRRFHVRRHITHDERPHGQQAVFKD from the exons ATGTCGGCCGAGGCCACGGGCACGGGATCCCCGGCAGCCCCCTCCCCTGGGGGTCCCGAGCCCCCGGGCCCGTCGCTGCCGcccaca tccccccccccaccccgggccGCAGGCAGGGGCGCAGCCTATGACCTCAAGCCGCTGAGTCCGAGTAGCAAGTATGTGAAGCTGAACGTGGGGGGCTCGCTGCACTACACCACGCTGCAGACCCTGACCAAGCAGGACACCATGCTCAAAGCTATGTTCAGTGGCCGAATGGAGGTGCTCACAGACTCCGAAGGTTGGGTGCTGATCGACAGGAGTGGGCGTCATTTTGGGACAATCCTGAACTACCTTCGGGATGGGTCAGTGCCTCTTCCAGAGGGCCCTCGGGAGCTGGGTGAGCTGTTGGGTGAGGCACGGTACTACTTGGTGCAGGGGCTAGCTGAAGATTGCCAGATGGCTCTACAGCAAAAGAGTGAGAGCCTTTCCCCACTCTGCCTTATTCCCATGGTGACATCTCCACGGGAAGAGCAGCAGCTTCTGGCTAGCACCTCTAAGCCGGTGGTGAAGCTGCTGCACAATCGAAGTAACAACAAATATTCCTACACCAGCACGTCGGACGACAACCTACTAAAAAACATTGAGCTGTTCGACAAGCTGGCATTGCGCTTCCATGGGCGGCTGCTCTTTCTCAAAGATGTGCTGGGTGATGAGATCTGCTGCTGGTCTTTTTATGGACAGGGCCGAAAGATTGCCGAAGTCTGCTGTACCTCCGTTGTTTATGCCACCGAGAAGAAGCAAACTAAGGTTGAATTGCCAGAGGCAAGGATCTTTGAAGAAACATTGAACATTCTGATCTATGAGACACCCCGGGGGCCTGATCCTGCTCTCCTAGAGGCCACTGGGGGTGCTGCTGGAGGAGGGGGGGCTGGGCGGGGAGAAGATGAAGATGGACGAGAGCATCGAGTCCGAAGGTTCCATGTCAGACGACACATTACTCATGATGAGCGACCCCATGGCCAGCAGGCTGTCTTCAAGGACTGA